The Candidatus Rokuibacteriota bacterium sequence CTCACGTGGGCGATGCTGCCGCCCCCGGCGCCGATCTCGACGAGGTCGACCATGGGGATCTTCAGCGGGATCCCGCTGCCCTTCTTGAAGCGGTGGATGCGCGCCACCTCGCACTCGGAGGTCTTGCCCGCCTGGCCGTCGCTGATGACGCAGCACTTGGCCGTGGTGCCGCCCATGTCGAAGGCGAGCAGGTCGGCGGCGTCGAGGCCGCGGGCGAGGAACTCGCCGGCCGTCGCGCCGCCGGCGGGCCCGGACTCGATCACGCGCACGGGGTAACGCTGCGCGGCGTCCACCGACGTGACGCCGCCGCTCGAGAGCATGATGTACAGGCGCCGCCGGAATCCGGCCCGCTGGAGCTCCTCGATCAGCGTGGCCAGGTACCGCGCGGCGATCGGCTTGACGTATGCGTTAGCGAGCGTCGTACACGTGCGCTCGTACTCCCGGATCTCGGGCAGGACGTCGGACGAGAGCGAGACGAAGAGGCCCGGCGCGACCTCGCGCGCCAGGGTCTCGAGGGTCTGCTCGTGCACGGGGTTGGCGTACGCGTGCAGGAGGGAGACCGCGATGGACTCCACGCCGTCGGTGGCCAGGGCCCGCAGCTCGCGCCGCGCGCCCTCCTCGTCGAGCGGGCGCAGGACGCGCCCGTCGCTGTAGACGCGCTCGGCCACTTCCCGGCGCCAGCGGCGGGGGGCTAGCGGGCGGGGGAACTGCGCCCAGATATCGTAGACATCATAGCGCTTCTCGCGCCCGATCTCGACGATGTCGCGGAAGCCCTCGGTGGTCACGAGGGCGGTCGGCGCGCCCTTCCGCTCGATGATGGCATTGATCATCAGCGTCGTGCCGTGGACCACCCGGTCGAGGTCCGAGGCGAGCCCCGGACGCTGCGCGGCGAGGCGCCCCACGCCTTCCATCACCGCCCGCGTGGGGTCGTCCGGGGTGGTGAGGCACTTGTCGACGACGGTGTCGCCGGTGTCGAGATCCACGAGAATGAAGTCGGTGAAGGTCCCGCCGATGTCGCAGCCGAGGGCATAGCGTGTCATGCAGTCAGTCTCCGCTTGGAGGAATCAGCGCGCCCGCTCCAGCGCCGAGCGCGGGATGCCGGCGCGCGCCGTGAGCGCGACGGCGCCGGCGATGGCGCCGACGGCAACCAGGTTGACGACGAACCCGGGGTGCAGCATCGCGACCGCGCTCGCCACGAGGAGGCCGCGCTCGACCCAGCCGGGCCGGCCGAGCGGCGTCCAGCCCTGCAGGCCCAGCACCAGCGCGGCGACCTGGACCAGGCTGAGCAGGACCGCGAGCACGATGTCGGTCACGCCGACGCCCAGGATGAGG is a genomic window containing:
- a CDS encoding hydantoinase/oxoprolinase family protein translates to MTRYALGCDIGGTFTDFILVDLDTGDTVVDKCLTTPDDPTRAVMEGVGRLAAQRPGLASDLDRVVHGTTLMINAIIERKGAPTALVTTEGFRDIVEIGREKRYDVYDIWAQFPRPLAPRRWRREVAERVYSDGRVLRPLDEEGARRELRALATDGVESIAVSLLHAYANPVHEQTLETLAREVAPGLFVSLSSDVLPEIREYERTCTTLANAYVKPIAARYLATLIEELQRAGFRRRLYIMLSSGGVTSVDAAQRYPVRVIESGPAGGATAGEFLARGLDAADLLAFDMGGTTAKCCVISDGQAGKTSECEVARIHRFKKGSGIPLKIPMVDLVEIGAGGGSIAHV